The Bacillus spongiae nucleotide sequence CAGCTGTTGTTTACGGCTACCAAATAGAAAGTACTCCCATTTATTTAGACACAGCGGAGTTTATTAAAACTATCCGTCAAGTGGGAAGGAACGGAATACTTTCTTTCAATGTAGGAGGGCAATTACGAAATGTTGTTTTAACTGATTATCAAGTGGAGCCAATAAAAAATGAAATTATCCATGCCGATTTTCTTGTTGTAAACATGAGTGAAGAAATGAATGCCAATGTGAAAATTGAACTAGTCGGTGAAGCTCCAGGCGTGAAAGATGGTGGCGTACTGCAACAACCTTTACATGAAGTTTCTATAACAGCTAAGCCTGATAAAATTCCAGAAGTTCTGAAGGTAGAAATTGATCGTCTTCAAGTTGGAGAGAACATTACGATTGGGGACTTAAAAGATCATTCTACATTCGAAATTAATTTAGAAGATGACA carries:
- a CDS encoding 50S ribosomal protein L25/general stress protein Ctc, with the protein product MSATLQVMKREDFKRSSLTHLRKEGNFPAVVYGYQIESTPIYLDTAEFIKTIRQVGRNGILSFNVGGQLRNVVLTDYQVEPIKNEIIHADFLVVNMSEEMNANVKIELVGEAPGVKDGGVLQQPLHEVSITAKPDKIPEVLKVEIDRLQVGENITIGDLKDHSTFEINLEDDRVVASILAPRQEAEINSGEEQEAGHPQNEEGRETEPIVESSEE